A portion of the Eubacterium maltosivorans genome contains these proteins:
- a CDS encoding lipoprotein: protein MKKYWAALMAVLACIALTGCGQDSSLVGAWQEEYFEKTCPESRDKTQYHQVVFYDDGSYDETLFFVENGRFVSDSVSGGYGDYGSQLHTVVRSGGGSIREASIKTPVLDPLPGKFERYGGWNKTFRLMTRDGSYGYRISGDTLFITDLEVELEKGMGSTLSGRYRRVR, encoded by the coding sequence ATGAAAAAGTATTGGGCAGCGCTGATGGCGGTGCTGGCCTGCATCGCTTTGACAGGGTGCGGCCAGGACAGCAGCCTTGTGGGGGCATGGCAGGAAGAATATTTTGAGAAGACCTGCCCGGAAAGCAGAGATAAAACACAGTATCATCAGGTTGTTTTTTACGATGACGGATCCTATGATGAAACGCTTTTTTTCGTGGAAAACGGGCGCTTTGTCAGCGATTCAGTCAGCGGTGGCTATGGCGATTACGGCAGCCAGCTCCATACAGTGGTCAGGAGTGGTGGTGGAAGTATCCGGGAAGCAAGCATTAAAACACCTGTTTTGGACCCTTTGCCGGGAAAATTTGAAAGATATGGCGGATGGAATAAAACCTTTCGCCTTATGACAAGAGACGGAAGCTATGGTTACCGTATAAGCGGCGATACGCTCTTCATTACAGATTTAGAGGTGGAGCTGGAAAAAGGGATGGGCAGCACCTTAAGCGGCCGGTACCGCCGCGTCCGGTAG
- the trpE gene encoding anthranilate synthase component I, with protein sequence MKIPSLETVQRQSEGYAAFPVSCEIFADIKTPIQVLKILKSISARCYLLESVEGVEKWGRYSFLGFDPVVEVKCKDGLMEIKNGTSIRVETDDPGQEIRRILSEYRSPKVAGLPPFTGGFVGYFSYDYLKYSEPALRFDGDDSAGFNDLDLMLFEKVIAFDQLRQKIVIMVTIKTDHLAVNYNHAVRELSYLVSLIRSDVPESREKPRLLSDFKPHFDREAYCEIVEKTKSYIREGDIFQAVPSNRLTAEMEGSLFNTYRVLRTINPSPYMYYIACDDLEIAGASPETLVKLQDGELSTFPIAGTSPRGVTSGEDAELEERLLKDPKELAEHNMLVDLGRNDLGRVSRYGSVKVQEYLKIQKYSHVMHITSVVTGQLRENMDQLDAVAAVLPAGTLSGAPKIRACEIINEMEGIRRGIYGGAIGYIDFTGNMDVCIAIRTAVKKNGLVYVQSGGGVVADSDPEKEYQESINKAMAVVEAVKQSVEVMD encoded by the coding sequence ATGAAAATACCATCATTAGAAACAGTACAGAGACAATCAGAGGGTTACGCGGCCTTTCCTGTCAGCTGCGAAATCTTTGCGGACATCAAGACACCGATTCAGGTGCTGAAAATATTAAAGAGTATCAGCGCGCGCTGCTATCTGCTGGAAAGCGTCGAGGGGGTTGAGAAGTGGGGGCGGTACTCCTTCCTCGGCTTCGACCCAGTGGTCGAGGTGAAGTGCAAGGACGGACTCATGGAAATCAAAAATGGCACTTCGATCAGGGTAGAGACCGATGATCCGGGACAGGAAATAAGGCGCATCCTGTCTGAGTACAGAAGCCCTAAGGTGGCCGGGCTGCCACCCTTTACCGGCGGCTTTGTCGGCTATTTTTCCTACGACTATCTGAAATACAGCGAGCCGGCCCTGCGCTTTGACGGTGACGACAGCGCAGGCTTTAACGATCTGGACCTTATGCTGTTTGAAAAGGTCATTGCCTTTGACCAGCTGCGGCAGAAAATTGTGATCATGGTCACCATCAAAACCGATCATCTGGCGGTGAACTACAATCACGCTGTCAGGGAGCTGAGTTACCTGGTAAGCCTGATTCGAAGCGATGTCCCGGAGAGCAGAGAGAAACCGAGGCTGCTCAGTGATTTCAAGCCCCATTTTGACCGGGAAGCCTACTGCGAGATCGTGGAGAAAACCAAAAGTTATATCCGCGAGGGTGATATTTTTCAGGCAGTGCCCTCCAACCGTCTGACCGCCGAGATGGAGGGAAGCCTGTTTAATACCTACCGCGTGCTGAGGACCATCAATCCCTCCCCCTATATGTACTATATCGCGTGTGACGACCTCGAAATCGCCGGTGCGTCCCCCGAGACACTGGTAAAGCTTCAGGACGGCGAGCTCTCGACCTTCCCCATAGCGGGCACCAGCCCGAGGGGCGTAACCAGCGGAGAGGATGCCGAGCTTGAGGAGCGCCTGCTCAAAGACCCGAAGGAGCTGGCAGAGCACAATATGCTGGTAGACCTTGGGCGGAACGATCTCGGCAGGGTAAGCCGGTACGGCAGCGTTAAGGTGCAGGAATATTTAAAAATCCAGAAGTATTCCCATGTTATGCACATCACTTCCGTTGTAACCGGGCAGCTGAGAGAAAATATGGACCAGCTTGACGCGGTAGCGGCAGTGCTCCCCGCGGGCACACTCTCAGGAGCGCCTAAGATAAGAGCCTGTGAGATCATCAATGAGATGGAGGGAATACGGCGCGGTATTTACGGCGGCGCCATCGGCTATATTGATTTTACTGGCAATATGGATGTCTGCATTGCTATCCGGACAGCCGTCAAGAAAAACGGTCTGGTCTATGTCCAGTCGGGCGGCGGTGTGGTCGCAGACAGTGACCCTGAGAAGGAATACCAGGAGAGCATCAACAAGGCCATGGCTGTGGTTGAAGCGGTAAAACAATCGGTGGAGGTAATGGACTGA
- a CDS encoding ATP-binding protein, translating into MRPFIGRKQELQLLENAYTSKNAFVMVNGRRRVGKTALIRHFLKGKRAFYFTAKEEVDVLSRRRFLKTFAEYCGETLSSSAKLPGWKEIFKAFAERVETSRKVLVIDNVAYLMLADPSFARDLKYAWERYFKQASVMLIVVMPNNSLLVNLESKSNTLISCVTTQLKLKPISFVEMIKDYPHQDFNQLMTLYAIAGGVPKYWEFFAACEKTIDYMGVVREDMLGQNSFLYEEPMNLIERDVWEPAYYNAVLKAVADNYHRPADIARYLEMKPGAVNHCLSNLAALGYLEARVPITEKKAGPSNRKVQYYFSDPFMDFWYTFIFENKEHLEAGQELQIFEAIKRAFPGYIQFWFKTACKEIFAAACKQGGIPFKIDRIGTFWNKNEETVDIVAVDEQRKRIFLGDCLYSNKPYTMEAYDDFVENCSDIREFKVFKDYDWTHGVFTANPFDPALMDYAMITSDVYLFNGITVYSRK; encoded by the coding sequence ATGAGACCTTTTATAGGCAGAAAGCAGGAGCTTCAGCTTCTTGAAAACGCGTATACCAGTAAAAATGCCTTTGTCATGGTGAACGGACGGCGCCGTGTGGGAAAAACCGCCCTTATCCGTCATTTTCTGAAAGGCAAGCGGGCGTTTTACTTTACCGCGAAAGAAGAGGTTGATGTTTTAAGCCGACGGCGCTTCCTTAAAACTTTTGCAGAATATTGCGGAGAAACCCTCAGCTCATCGGCGAAGCTGCCAGGCTGGAAGGAAATTTTCAAGGCCTTTGCCGAGCGGGTAGAGACCTCCAGAAAGGTACTGGTCATCGACAATGTCGCTTATCTGATGCTGGCGGACCCTTCCTTTGCCAGAGATTTAAAATACGCCTGGGAGCGGTACTTCAAACAGGCGTCTGTGATGCTGATCGTGGTAATGCCCAACAACAGCCTCTTAGTCAATCTGGAGAGTAAGAGCAACACCCTCATCAGCTGCGTGACCACCCAGCTTAAGCTTAAGCCCATCAGCTTTGTGGAGATGATCAAGGACTACCCCCATCAGGATTTTAACCAGCTGATGACCCTGTACGCCATCGCGGGGGGCGTCCCCAAATACTGGGAATTTTTTGCCGCCTGTGAGAAGACCATCGATTACATGGGCGTGGTCCGAGAGGATATGCTGGGCCAAAACAGCTTTTTATATGAGGAGCCCATGAACCTGATCGAGCGGGATGTCTGGGAACCAGCTTACTACAACGCGGTCTTAAAGGCCGTTGCCGACAATTACCACCGCCCGGCCGATATCGCCAGGTATCTGGAGATGAAGCCAGGCGCAGTGAACCACTGCCTGAGCAACCTGGCGGCCCTGGGCTACCTGGAGGCCAGAGTGCCCATTACGGAGAAAAAGGCCGGCCCATCCAACCGTAAGGTTCAGTACTATTTTTCCGATCCCTTTATGGACTTCTGGTACACCTTCATTTTTGAGAATAAAGAACACCTGGAAGCAGGCCAGGAGCTTCAGATCTTTGAAGCTATCAAGCGCGCTTTTCCAGGCTATATACAATTCTGGTTTAAAACAGCCTGTAAGGAGATTTTTGCCGCGGCCTGCAAGCAGGGAGGAATCCCCTTTAAAATAGACCGCATCGGCACATTTTGGAACAAAAACGAGGAAACTGTTGATATTGTAGCAGTGGACGAACAGCGCAAGCGCATCTTTTTAGGCGACTGTCTGTATAGCAACAAGCCCTATACCATGGAAGCCTATGATGATTTTGTGGAAAACTGCAGCGATATCAGAGAGTTCAAGGTCTTTAAGGACTACGACTGGACACACGGCGTCTTTACCGCCAACCCCTTTGACCCCGCCCTTATGGATTACGCCATGATCACCTCGGATGTCTATCTGTTTAACGGGATTACGGTTTATTCCAGAAAATAA
- a CDS encoding GDSL-type esterase/lipase family protein, translated as MKRDEILMIGDSLIEYGDWDALFGKAVINRGMGGDTTEGVLMRIGRSLEKKPGKIFLMVGVNDIITGESTDFIARNYDAVLEKIRTLSPESAVYVHKALPCNPEKLFFVFDNSRVAALNQEIEKLSKKYDAKCVDLWDVLTENGELLPEYTIDGIHLTEPAYALWADRLKPLL; from the coding sequence ATGAAAAGGGATGAAATATTAATGATCGGCGACAGCCTGATCGAATACGGTGACTGGGACGCCCTGTTTGGAAAAGCGGTCATCAACCGGGGCATGGGCGGCGACACCACAGAGGGCGTGCTCATGCGCATTGGCAGAAGCCTGGAGAAAAAACCAGGAAAAATCTTTTTAATGGTCGGGGTGAACGACATCATCACCGGGGAGAGCACGGACTTTATCGCCCGTAACTACGATGCTGTGCTTGAGAAAATCAGGACGCTCTCGCCTGAAAGCGCCGTCTATGTGCACAAGGCGCTGCCCTGTAACCCCGAGAAGCTTTTTTTTGTTTTTGACAACAGCCGGGTGGCAGCCCTTAACCAGGAGATTGAAAAGCTTTCAAAAAAATACGATGCCAAATGCGTCGATCTGTGGGATGTCCTGACAGAAAACGGCGAGCTGCTGCCAGAGTACACCATCGACGGCATACACCTGACAGAGCCGGCTTACGCGCTGTGGGCAGACAGGCTTAAGCCCCTTCTTTAG
- a CDS encoding DUF3021 domain-containing protein, which produces MTVRKALGFGLLGIPIGIAISTTIALAISLVFGSYSPVSLPLIDRMGGLMNAVLFQYLASAALGFICGFGSAIWAVERWSLLRKTVIHFLLLSFTLLPVSIACRWVSPHFISILIYFGIFAALYLIIWIVQYLIIRHKISKMNDRLYEKRP; this is translated from the coding sequence ATGACTGTAAGAAAAGCACTGGGCTTCGGACTTCTGGGCATCCCCATCGGCATTGCCATCTCCACAACCATCGCACTGGCCATTTCTCTGGTCTTTGGCAGCTACTCGCCGGTATCCCTCCCGCTCATCGACCGGATGGGCGGCCTGATGAACGCGGTTCTGTTCCAATACCTGGCCAGCGCGGCCCTTGGTTTTATCTGCGGGTTCGGGTCTGCCATCTGGGCAGTGGAGCGCTGGAGCCTTCTGCGGAAAACGGTGATTCATTTTCTGCTGTTGAGTTTCACACTGCTGCCTGTCTCCATTGCCTGCCGCTGGGTAAGCCCCCATTTCATCAGCATTCTGATCTATTTTGGGATTTTCGCGGCGCTTTACCTGATCATCTGGATTGTCCAATACCTGATTATTCGGCACAAAATTTCTAAAATGAACGACCGCCTTTATGAAAAAAGGCCCTAA
- a CDS encoding phosphatase PAP2 family protein: MKNITKYDLKILKKIQKNLCSPALDKVMIGVTKLGTAGAVWIGIGGLMMLSKKYRRCGFTLAAAVSFDVAANNILVKNIFHRARPCDVDHTVLLKIRRPFGASFPSGHTLTSVTAATVLTLNKKSFGLGAIPLAALISFSRMYLFVHYPSDIAAAAALGIGLGSAAYALEKKALPAPKEGA, encoded by the coding sequence ATGAAAAACATCACGAAATATGATCTTAAGATACTAAAAAAAATACAGAAAAACCTCTGCTCGCCAGCGCTGGACAAGGTGATGATCGGGGTGACAAAGCTCGGGACTGCCGGCGCTGTCTGGATTGGCATTGGCGGGCTGATGATGCTCTCAAAAAAATACCGCCGCTGCGGCTTTACGCTCGCAGCAGCGGTATCCTTTGATGTTGCCGCCAACAATATTCTGGTTAAAAACATTTTCCACCGCGCGCGGCCCTGTGACGTTGACCACACCGTTTTGCTGAAGATCCGGCGTCCTTTCGGCGCTTCCTTTCCCTCTGGCCATACGCTGACCTCTGTGACTGCCGCTACTGTCCTGACACTGAACAAAAAATCCTTTGGCCTTGGGGCCATTCCGCTGGCCGCGCTCATCAGCTTTTCCAGAATGTACCTTTTTGTCCACTATCCCTCTGATATTGCGGCGGCTGCCGCTCTGGGGATCGGGCTGGGCTCTGCGGCCTATGCCCTTGAGAAAAAAGCTCTGCCAGCCCCTAAAGAAGGGGCTTAA
- a CDS encoding LytTR family DNA-binding domain-containing protein, which produces MDVEIKIDPGLQKTRVIICTNALTAEITDLAERLSADHPSMITAISGDRIYLLDKKEIFRFYTEDQKTFVRCAQQTYRVKLRLYVLEEMLSGGSFVRISNSEIVNFSHVKNLDTSISGTISLRMTNGDKTYVSRRYVSKIKKYLGL; this is translated from the coding sequence ATGGATGTTGAAATAAAAATAGACCCCGGACTGCAAAAAACCCGGGTAATTATCTGCACAAACGCCCTGACCGCTGAAATCACTGACCTGGCTGAGCGCCTTTCGGCCGACCACCCCAGCATGATCACCGCGATCTCCGGCGACCGGATTTATCTGCTGGACAAAAAGGAGATTTTCCGTTTTTATACGGAGGATCAGAAAACCTTTGTCCGGTGCGCACAGCAGACTTACCGGGTAAAGCTAAGGCTTTACGTGCTGGAGGAAATGCTTTCGGGCGGCAGCTTTGTCCGGATTTCCAACTCTGAAATTGTCAATTTCAGCCATGTCAAAAACCTGGACACCAGTATCAGCGGCACCATCAGCCTGCGGATGACCAACGGGGACAAAACCTATGTGTCAAGGCGCTATGTCTCCAAAATCAAAAAATACTTAGGATTGTGA
- a CDS encoding anthranilate synthase component II, giving the protein MILIIDNYDSFSYNLVQQVGSVNPDLKVIRNDVLSLDEIEALDPSHIILSPGPGRPADAGVCEAVVRRFAGKLPVLGVCLGHQAICEAFGAEITYASELIHGKKSSIHIANGSQLFKGLPPIMDAARYHSLAVNRSSLPDELLIIAEDNADEVMGVKHRDFDVYGLQFHPESILTPKGNRIIENFLALGGKAQ; this is encoded by the coding sequence ATGATATTAATCATTGATAACTACGACAGCTTTTCATACAATCTGGTGCAGCAGGTTGGCAGCGTAAATCCTGACTTGAAAGTCATCCGGAACGATGTCCTGAGTCTGGACGAAATCGAGGCGCTGGACCCATCCCATATCATTCTGTCGCCAGGCCCCGGACGGCCTGCCGACGCCGGCGTCTGCGAGGCGGTGGTCCGACGCTTTGCGGGTAAGCTTCCGGTTTTAGGCGTGTGCCTGGGGCATCAGGCCATCTGTGAGGCCTTTGGTGCAGAAATCACCTACGCCAGCGAGCTGATCCACGGGAAAAAGAGCAGTATCCACATTGCCAATGGCAGCCAGCTGTTTAAGGGCCTGCCGCCCATTATGGACGCGGCCCGCTATCATTCTCTGGCCGTAAACCGGAGCAGCCTGCCCGACGAGCTGCTCATCATCGCTGAGGATAATGCCGACGAAGTCATGGGCGTTAAGCACCGGGACTTTGATGTGTACGGGCTCCAGTTCCACCCCGAATCCATATTGACGCCAAAGGGAAACCGCATTATCGAGAATTTTTTAGCGCTGGGAGGTAAAGCACAATGA
- a CDS encoding 1-deoxy-D-xylulose-5-phosphate reductoisomerase, translating into MIIRGDTMKNISIIGSTGSIGTQALSVVDEFPEALNVVSISCFNEIDAMEEQIRKYQPELVGVMDPDAAFNLRKRIQAEFPDIEVLSGMEGLIAVATCDSTKMLLTAVSGMVGLRPTLAAIEAGIDIALANKETLVAGGSIVMDAVAKKGVALLPVDSEHSAIFQCLMGNKHEELKKVIITASGGPFRGKDRAYLEQVTLAQALKHPSWSMGPKITIDSATLMNKGLEVIEAKWLFDLELDQIDVVVHPQSIIHSMVEYKDRAVMAQLGLPDMALPIQIAFFYPGRVENTKPSLDLAEAGTLTFEKPDKDTFRCLALAYEALAAGGSMPAALNAANEIAVARFLREEIAFLDIPRINEAVMHQHVPVKAPTLEDILDVDEWARTVAKSL; encoded by the coding sequence ATGATTATTCGAGGTGACACGATGAAAAATATCAGTATCATAGGCTCTACGGGGTCCATTGGCACACAGGCCCTGTCGGTGGTGGACGAATTTCCCGAAGCGCTGAACGTTGTCAGTATTTCCTGTTTTAATGAGATTGACGCCATGGAGGAACAGATTCGCAAATACCAGCCTGAGCTGGTGGGCGTTATGGACCCGGACGCTGCTTTTAACCTGAGAAAGCGCATCCAGGCCGAGTTCCCGGATATCGAGGTGCTCTCCGGCATGGAGGGGCTTATTGCTGTGGCGACCTGCGATTCGACGAAAATGCTGCTGACTGCCGTCTCCGGCATGGTCGGCCTGCGGCCAACACTGGCCGCCATCGAGGCCGGGATCGATATCGCCCTGGCCAACAAGGAAACCCTGGTGGCAGGCGGCTCCATTGTCATGGACGCGGTGGCGAAAAAGGGCGTGGCCCTGCTGCCAGTGGACAGCGAGCACTCCGCCATTTTCCAGTGCCTTATGGGCAACAAACACGAGGAGCTGAAAAAGGTCATCATCACAGCCTCCGGCGGCCCTTTCCGCGGTAAGGACCGCGCTTATCTGGAGCAGGTGACCCTTGCCCAGGCGCTGAAGCATCCCAGCTGGTCCATGGGACCGAAGATCACCATCGACTCCGCCACCCTGATGAACAAAGGGCTGGAGGTGATCGAGGCCAAATGGCTCTTTGACCTGGAGCTTGACCAGATCGACGTGGTGGTTCATCCCCAGAGCATTATCCACTCCATGGTTGAGTACAAGGACCGCGCGGTCATGGCTCAGCTTGGCCTGCCGGATATGGCCCTGCCCATCCAGATCGCTTTCTTCTACCCTGGCCGTGTCGAGAACACCAAGCCTTCTCTGGACCTCGCTGAGGCGGGCACCCTCACCTTTGAGAAACCCGATAAGGACACCTTCCGCTGTCTGGCGCTGGCCTACGAAGCGCTGGCGGCCGGCGGTTCCATGCCCGCCGCCCTCAACGCCGCCAACGAGATCGCGGTCGCCCGTTTCCTGAGGGAGGAAATCGCCTTCCTGGATATTCCGAGAATCAACGAGGCGGTCATGCACCAGCATGTGCCAGTTAAAGCCCCGACCCTCGAGGATATCCTGGATGTGGACGAATGGGCCAGAACCGTCGCCAAAAGCCTGTAA